The genomic interval AATAGTTTTTGTTTTACCGGGTAATCCGCTTGCTAGCTTTATTTTAAGTTTTTTATTTGTAATTCCGATTATAAAATTTTTAAACGGAGAAACATTTAAATTTTTCAGACAAAAAGCAAAATTTCAAGGAAATTTTAAAAATAAAAAAAATCGTGCAAGTTTATTACTTGGAATGTTTGAAAACGGAATTTTTACACCTTTTGAAAACATCAGCTCATATATGATTTCACCATTACTGAAATCAAATGCAATTTTAATTTGCGAATGCGAAAATATTAAAAATAATGATGAATGTGAAGTTATAAGGTTATTTGACAAATGAAAAAAAACCTGCTAAAATCACAACTCTTTTTTTGCGGGAATAGCTCAGTGGTAGAGCGCGACCTTGCCATGGTCGATGTCGCGAGTTCGACTCTCGTTTCCCGCTCCACTTCTTACAGGTTTTTAGCATGAAAATTTTAGTTTGTGCAACCGGGGCCAGCTTCTGTAAAATCGCTGTTTCTTTAATAAAATACCTTGAACAAAATCATGAAATTTACGCAATTTTCAGTAAAAATGCAAAACTTGTGCTAAACAAAGAAAATAATATAACGGAATTAAATTTTAAAAAAGCGAAAATTTTAAATGATGATGATTTAGCACAAAGTGTTGCAAGCGGCTCATTCGGAATAGAAAAAACCATAATTGCGCCCTGCTCTTCAAACACTCTTGCAAAAATCGCAAACGGAATTTCTGACACTCTTATCACACGCGCGGCAGCCATATCTTTAAAAGAAAAAAAACCTTTGATTTTAGCTCCGAGAGAAATGCCGTTTTCTACGATTTCACTGCGCCAAATGAGTGAACTTAGCGCGCTTGGCGTAATAATCGCACCGCCTGTAGCTGCAGATTATTTCTCACCTGAAAACTTAGATGATTTGGAAAAATTTTTTATCGGTAAATGGCTTGATCTACTCGGCATAGAAAATAATCTTTATAAAAGGTGGGGAAAATGAGAACAAACTGCATATATCCTGGCACTTTTGATCCTATTACAAACGGACATCTTGATGTCATAAAGCGCGCGCTTAGGATTTTTGACAATGTCATTGTAGCTGTAGCGAAAAGCGACAATAAAAAGCCGTTTTTCGAACTTGATAAAAGAGTCGAAATGGTAAAAGAGGCTACAAAAAGTCTGGAAAATATTGAAGTTATAGCTTTTGAAAATCTTTTGGTGGATTTTGCCAAATCTCAAGATACATGCTTTGTGATTCGAGGTCTTAGAGCTGTCAGCGATTTTGAATACGAACTTCAATTAGGATACGCAAACAGATCGCTTTGGGATAAGTTTGAAACCATTTATCTGATGCCTACGATTAAATATTCATTTATCAGCAGTTCGATTGTAAGGTCTATTTTCGAACACGGCGGCGATATTTCGCACCTTGTGCCGAAAGAAATTTTACCATTTTTAGAAGATAAAAAATGCTGATTTTTTTTGAAGGAATTGACGGCGTTGGAAAAAGTACGCAAATAGAACTTTTAAAATCTGTTTATAATAAAAATTATTTAATTACAAAAGAACCTGGTGGCACGCTTTTGGGCGAAAAATTGCGCGAAATTTTACTTGAAAGCGATTTTAAAATTTCGAAAACGGCTGAACTTTTTCTATTTTTAGCCGATAGAGCCGAACATTTCGAAAAAGTTTTAAAATTTAGTGATAAAAAAGATATTATCTGTGATAGAAGTTTTGTCTCAGGAATAGCTTATGCGCTTGCAAATGAGCAAAATTTAGATATAAACGATTTAATAAATTTAAATAAAATCGCTCTTGGCGGCAAAATACCGAATGCAAAATTCATATTTTTAAAAATTTCAAAAGATAATTTGCGCTTTCGCCTTGAAAATCGCGGAAATTTTGATAAAATTGAAGAGCGCGGGCTTGAGTATCTGATGAAAGTTCAAAAAAATATGAGTGAAATTTTTAAAATTTTGAAAATAGACGCGCTGGAAATTGACGCAAATGGCGATATAAATGAAATTCATAAAAAAATTAAGGAGTTTGTAAAATGATACAAGCACTTCGTGGAATGAACGATATGATGGATGATGAAGCGAAACTTTATAAAAAAATCATAGATGTGTGTGAAGATACGGCAAAAAAATACGGATACGAATATATTGAAATTCCTAAATTGGAAGAAACAGCGCTTTTTAAAAGAAGTGTCGGCGAAAGCAGCGATATCGTAGGAAAAGAGATGTATCAGTTTACGGATAAAAGCGGAAATGATGTATGTTTGCGCCCTGAAGGCACAGCAGGAGTTGTCAGGGCTTTTATAGAACATAAAATGGATAGAGCCGGTGGAGTTAAAAAATACTTTTATCATGGCTCGATGTTTCGATACGAACGCCCGCAAAAAGGACGTTTAAGAGAATTTCACCAATTTGGAATCGAATGTTTTTCAGAAGGAAGTGTATATGAAGATGCTTCAGTGATTTTGATGTTGTCTGAAATTTTAAAAAAACTGGATATAGAAGCTACATTAAAAATAAATTCACTTGGCGATGGCGATTGTATGCCGAAATACAGAGAAAAACTTTTGAAATTTCTCAAAGAAAACGAAAATGAGCTTTGCAGCGATTGTAAAAGAAGAATTTCTACAAATCCTATCCGCGTGCTTGATTGCAAGGTCGAACATTGTCAAAAAATTTTACAAAACGCCCCTTTGATAACGGAAAATTTAAATGAAATTTGTGCGGGTGAATTTTCAAAATTACAAGAAATTTTAACCGCAAACGGTGTAACATTTGAAGTTGATCCGAAATTAGTAAGAGGACTTGATTATTATACAAAAACCGCATTCGAGTTTGTAAGCGGTGAAATCGGCTCACAAAGCGCAGTAGGAGGCGGCGGAAGATATGATAATCTAGTTGCATTTTTAGGCGGACGCCCTACTTTTGGCGTTGGTTTCGCGCTTGGAATTGAAAGATTTATGGAAATTTTATCAAGTAAAGAGTCTAAACAAAAGCGAGTTGGAATTTATATCTGTGCGCTGGATAAAAAATATATCGATAAAATTTTTAAAATAGGCATAGATTTAAGGCGAAATTTTAAAGTTGAAATTTCATATGAAGCTAAAAATTTACAAAAACATCTTAAAAATGCTGACAATAAAAATGCCGAAATTTTCCTTTGCATGGGCGAAAATGAGGCTAAAAACGATGAACTTTTTATGAAAAATCTCATTGCAAAAACAAATAAAAACATAAAAATAGCTGAAATTTTAAAGGAAATCAGATGAACGATTACGGTTTGCCGATTTGGGGAAACTCAAATTTTACGATAGATAGCGAAGGAAGAGTTTGTTTAAATACGGACTTTAAGCCTGCTTTAATAGATATGGTAAACGAGATTCGAGATGATGGCATAAGAGGTCCGATACTTTTACGTTTTCCACACCTTATAAAAAAGCAAATAGTGGAAATTTATTCAAATTTTGCAAGAGCGCGCAAGGAATTTGAATATAAAGGCGAATTTCATGCCGTTTATCCGTTAAAAGTAAATCAATATCCAGGTTTTGTAAAAAATTTAGTTAAGCTCGGTAAGCATTACAAATACGGTCTTGAAGCCGGAAGTAAAGCCGAACTTTTGCTTGCTATGACTTATAATAATTTTGATGCGCCGATAACGGTTAACGGTTTTAAAGATAAAGAACTTATAAATATAGGTTTTATTGCTGCTGAAATGGGACATAATATCACAATTACAATTGAAGGATTAAGTGAACTTAAAGCAATAATCGAAACAGCAAAAGAGCGTTTCGCACCAAAACCTTTTATAGGACTTAGAATAAGACTTCACAACTCAGGCACCGGTATTTGGGCGAAAAGTGGCGGCATCAACTCAAAATTCGGACTTACTTCAACGGAGCTGATTGAGGCAATCAGTATGCTGAAAGAGGCTAATTTGATAGACAGATTTACGATGATACATTTTCATATCGGTTCTCAAATAAGTGAAATTCATCCACTTAAAAAAGCCTTAACAGAAGCCGGAAATATCTATGCCGAACTTCGCAAAATGGGTGCTTGCAATTTAAAATCTATAAATTTGGGCGGCGGTCTGGCTATAGAATATTCGCAGACTAAAGAAAATGCGAATCGCAACTATACGCTTCGCGAATATGCAAATGACGTAGTGTTTTTGCTAAAAACAATCGCAAATCACAAAAAAGTCGATGAGCCGGACATTTTTGTAGAATCAGGAAGATTTGTTTCGGCAAGCCATGCTGTGTTGATAGCTCCTGTGCTTGAGCTTTTCAGTCAAGAATATACTGAAAAAAAACTGGCTTTAAAAGATCAAAATCCGCCTGTTATTGCGGAACTTTTTGATTTATATAAGGATATGAAGCCTGCAAATGCACTTGAATATCTTCACGACGCTATTTCTCATCTTGATAGTGTGCTAACTTTGTTTGATCTTGGATATGTGGATTTGATAGATCGCTCAAATGGCGAAATTTTAGTTCATTTGATTATGAAAAAATCTATTTCAATGCTTGGAAACAAGCAAAATTATGCGGATTTACTAAAAATTCAAGACGAAGTTCAAGAGAGATATCTGGTAAATTTTTCAATCTTTCAATCCTTGCCTGATTTTTGGGGTATAAAACAACATTTTCCTATAATGCCGCTTGAAAAACTCGACGAGCGCCCTACTTTGTCGGCATCAATCTGGGATATTACTTGTGACAGCGACGGCGAAATAAGTTTTGATAGTATTAAAAATCCGTTGTTTTTACACGATATAGATCCGGAAAAAGAAAATTATTTCATTGGATTTTTTTTAGTCGGCGCTTATCAGGAAGTGCTTGGAATGAGTCATAATCTTTTTGCACACCCGACTGAGGCTACAATTCGTTTGAAAGATGACGGTGGATATGAAATTTGTGATCTTTTGGAGTCACAATCCGTCAGCGATATTTTAGAGGATATGGATTACGATGTATCGCTCATTCGCGATACTTTAAACGAGCGAATTGAAAAATCATCACTCATAAACGAAAAAGAAAAAAAACAAATTTTAGGTGAGTTATATCTATTTTTAAATGATAACGGCTACCTAAAAACTATAGGATAAATAAATGTTTTGGAAAATTATAAAAGAAGATTTAAGCCAACCGAAAAAGCAGGATCCGGCATATAGCGGATTTTTAGATGTTGTTTTTAACTATCCTGGTGTTTGGGCTTTGATAAATCACCGCTTTGCGCATTTTTTCTTTACACACGATCTTAAATGGCTTGGACGTATAATCTCAGGCATTTCACGCATTTTAACGGCTGTCGATATTCACCCGGGAGCCACTATAGGAAGAAATGTATTTTTTGATCATGCGACAGGCATTGTAATCGGCGAAACTGCAGTGGTCGGAAACAATGTCCTGATATATCAAGGAGTTACTCTTGGCGGTGTTAGTATAGAAAAAGGAAAACGTCATCCAAATATTGAAGATGGTGTCGTAGTTGGAGCCGGAGCTAAAATTTTAGGAAATATCACAATAGGTGAAAATTCAAAAGTCGGAGCCAACTCGGTTGTCGTAAAAGATGTTCCGGCAAACTGCACTGCTGTTGGAATTCCTGCTAAAATTTTAGGAACCTGCTCGCTTGATCCTTTGGCGCACAATAAAATTCCTGATATCAGTAAAGAGCTGTTTTTGTATCTGATTGAACGTATGTCTGTGCTTGAATGCGCACTTTTAAAAGACGATAAAGACGCTGCACAAAAAGATGCAAAATTAAAAGAAGTCTATGAATCGTATATAAATTCTTTAAAATAATTAAAATTTAGATATAATTTTTTAAATTTTTTGAAAGGGAAAAAATGAAATTGGAGTTATCGAACAGAGTTCAAATTTTAAGTGAATCTATGACAATCGCTATCAGTTCGCTGGCACGCTCAATGAAAGCCGATGGCGAAGATGTAATCAGTCTGAGTGCAGGAGAACCTGATTTTGACACACCAAAAGCCGTAAAAAAAGCTGTAATCGAAGCTATGGAAAAAGGAGCTTCAAAATATACTGCAAGTGCCGGCACACCGGAATGTTTAAAAGCGGTAGCCTATAAGTTGAAAAACGAAAATAATTTAAATTACAGCACAAGCGACATTATTACAAGTGTAGGTGCAAAACACTCGCTATTTAGTGTATTTTCAGCGCTTATAAATAAAGGCGATGAGGTTATAATTCCGGTTCCTTATTGGGTAACTTATCCGGAAATCGTAAAATATTGCGGCGGCGTGCCTGTTTTTGTGCAAGGTGATAAAAACAATAAACTGAAAATTACGGCAGGTGATCTTAAAAAAGCCATCACTCCTCGCACGAAAGCCTTTGTAATAGGTTCGCCAAGTAATCCTAGCGGATCAGTTTACAGTAAAAAAGAGCTTTTGGAATTTGCCGATGTTTTAAAAGATACAAATATCACTGTCATAAGCGATGAAATTTATGAAAAAATAAATTACGTAGGCGATTTTGTATCCGTTGCAGCGCTAAATGACGATATGTTTGAAAGAACAATTACGATAAACGGACTTAGCAAAAGTGCAGCTGTGACAGGTTGGCGTTTCGGATATCTTGCAAGCCCACAAAAAAATCTAATCGCAGCCATTAAAAAATTGCAAAGTCAAAGCGTTTCAAATATAAGCTCAATCGTGCAAGCAGGCGCAATTCCTGCACTTTTAGGAAAATGCAACGAAGATGTTAAAAAAATGCTTGCGGCATACAAAGAAAGAAGAGATTGGTTTGTGAATGCAATAAACTCTGTTTCAGGACTATCTGTAATAAAACCGGAAGGCGCTTTTTATCTATTTGTTGATTGCGGTGAAGTAGAAAAAGACAGCTTGAAATTTTGTAAAAAATTGTTAGAAAATGAAAAAGTTGCAACTGTTCCAGGAATTGGCTTTGGAATGGACGGATATTTCAGGGCAAGTTTTGCTACTGATTTGGAATCTATAAAAAAAGGCTTTTCTCGTATAGAAAATTTTGTAAAAAACTATAAAGCTTAATTTTAGGGCAACTTTGCCCTAAAATTTTATTAATCTAATTAAATTTTAATATAAAATTCGCTAAATTTTGCGTAAAATTTTATGTACAAAGGAGTAAAAATGGCGAATTTTAAACAAGATGAAATTTTTACCGCAACAGATATGGCAAGAAATTTCAGTGAAATTTTAAAAAAAGTAAAATCCGGTGAAATAAAAAAAGCAATGATTTTAAAGAATAATAAATTTGAAGCTGTGCTTATCAGTATGAGCGAATTTGAGCGCTTGGAAAAAGCGGTGGAACTTCTAAATATATTAGTTAAAAGGCAAAAAAATGGCAATTAAAAATATCGTTTTTGACGATACAGAATACAAAATCAGCTATGAAATTTTTGAGCCTTGCCAAACCGACACAAACGCGATCAATTCAGCAAATCAAACAGATATTGCAATAAAAAAAGATAATATAAAATGCGACAAAACTTGCCATGCAAGCGAAAGTACAGCCGATAATATATTTAAAAATAAAACAGAATTTGATGAAAATCATCCATATAAACAAAATATTTTATCTGCAGAAAACGAAAAAAGTTATTTGAGCAAAAAAAAAGATTCTTTTAAAACTATCAATAAATCAGCAGATTTATTAAATTTTGAAAACAAAAAATCAGATGATGAAAAAAACTTGGCGCAA from Campylobacter hominis ATCC BAA-381 carries:
- a CDS encoding UbiX family flavin prenyltransferase, whose amino-acid sequence is MKILVCATGASFCKIAVSLIKYLEQNHEIYAIFSKNAKLVLNKENNITELNFKKAKILNDDDLAQSVASGSFGIEKTIIAPCSSNTLAKIANGISDTLITRAAAISLKEKKPLILAPREMPFSTISLRQMSELSALGVIIAPPVAADYFSPENLDDLEKFFIGKWLDLLGIENNLYKRWGK
- the coaD gene encoding pantetheine-phosphate adenylyltransferase, producing the protein MRTNCIYPGTFDPITNGHLDVIKRALRIFDNVIVAVAKSDNKKPFFELDKRVEMVKEATKSLENIEVIAFENLLVDFAKSQDTCFVIRGLRAVSDFEYELQLGYANRSLWDKFETIYLMPTIKYSFISSSIVRSIFEHGGDISHLVPKEILPFLEDKKC
- the tmk gene encoding dTMP kinase, with the protein product MLIFFEGIDGVGKSTQIELLKSVYNKNYLITKEPGGTLLGEKLREILLESDFKISKTAELFLFLADRAEHFEKVLKFSDKKDIICDRSFVSGIAYALANEQNLDINDLINLNKIALGGKIPNAKFIFLKISKDNLRFRLENRGNFDKIEERGLEYLMKVQKNMSEIFKILKIDALEIDANGDINEIHKKIKEFVK
- the hisS gene encoding histidine--tRNA ligase, whose translation is MIQALRGMNDMMDDEAKLYKKIIDVCEDTAKKYGYEYIEIPKLEETALFKRSVGESSDIVGKEMYQFTDKSGNDVCLRPEGTAGVVRAFIEHKMDRAGGVKKYFYHGSMFRYERPQKGRLREFHQFGIECFSEGSVYEDASVILMLSEILKKLDIEATLKINSLGDGDCMPKYREKLLKFLKENENELCSDCKRRISTNPIRVLDCKVEHCQKILQNAPLITENLNEICAGEFSKLQEILTANGVTFEVDPKLVRGLDYYTKTAFEFVSGEIGSQSAVGGGGRYDNLVAFLGGRPTFGVGFALGIERFMEILSSKESKQKRVGIYICALDKKYIDKIFKIGIDLRRNFKVEISYEAKNLQKHLKNADNKNAEIFLCMGENEAKNDELFMKNLIAKTNKNIKIAEILKEIR
- the speA gene encoding biosynthetic arginine decarboxylase, with the protein product MNDYGLPIWGNSNFTIDSEGRVCLNTDFKPALIDMVNEIRDDGIRGPILLRFPHLIKKQIVEIYSNFARARKEFEYKGEFHAVYPLKVNQYPGFVKNLVKLGKHYKYGLEAGSKAELLLAMTYNNFDAPITVNGFKDKELINIGFIAAEMGHNITITIEGLSELKAIIETAKERFAPKPFIGLRIRLHNSGTGIWAKSGGINSKFGLTSTELIEAISMLKEANLIDRFTMIHFHIGSQISEIHPLKKALTEAGNIYAELRKMGACNLKSINLGGGLAIEYSQTKENANRNYTLREYANDVVFLLKTIANHKKVDEPDIFVESGRFVSASHAVLIAPVLELFSQEYTEKKLALKDQNPPVIAELFDLYKDMKPANALEYLHDAISHLDSVLTLFDLGYVDLIDRSNGEILVHLIMKKSISMLGNKQNYADLLKIQDEVQERYLVNFSIFQSLPDFWGIKQHFPIMPLEKLDERPTLSASIWDITCDSDGEISFDSIKNPLFLHDIDPEKENYFIGFFLVGAYQEVLGMSHNLFAHPTEATIRLKDDGGYEICDLLESQSVSDILEDMDYDVSLIRDTLNERIEKSSLINEKEKKQILGELYLFLNDNGYLKTIG
- the cysE gene encoding serine O-acetyltransferase, producing MFWKIIKEDLSQPKKQDPAYSGFLDVVFNYPGVWALINHRFAHFFFTHDLKWLGRIISGISRILTAVDIHPGATIGRNVFFDHATGIVIGETAVVGNNVLIYQGVTLGGVSIEKGKRHPNIEDGVVVGAGAKILGNITIGENSKVGANSVVVKDVPANCTAVGIPAKILGTCSLDPLAHNKIPDISKELFLYLIERMSVLECALLKDDKDAAQKDAKLKEVYESYINSLK
- a CDS encoding pyridoxal phosphate-dependent aminotransferase, which produces MKLELSNRVQILSESMTIAISSLARSMKADGEDVISLSAGEPDFDTPKAVKKAVIEAMEKGASKYTASAGTPECLKAVAYKLKNENNLNYSTSDIITSVGAKHSLFSVFSALINKGDEVIIPVPYWVTYPEIVKYCGGVPVFVQGDKNNKLKITAGDLKKAITPRTKAFVIGSPSNPSGSVYSKKELLEFADVLKDTNITVISDEIYEKINYVGDFVSVAALNDDMFERTITINGLSKSAAVTGWRFGYLASPQKNLIAAIKKLQSQSVSNISSIVQAGAIPALLGKCNEDVKKMLAAYKERRDWFVNAINSVSGLSVIKPEGAFYLFVDCGEVEKDSLKFCKKLLENEKVATVPGIGFGMDGYFRASFATDLESIKKGFSRIENFVKNYKA
- a CDS encoding type II toxin-antitoxin system prevent-host-death family antitoxin; translation: MANFKQDEIFTATDMARNFSEILKKVKSGEIKKAMILKNNKFEAVLISMSEFERLEKAVELLNILVKRQKNGN